One genomic window of Gossypium hirsutum isolate 1008001.06 chromosome D11, Gossypium_hirsutum_v2.1, whole genome shotgun sequence includes the following:
- the LOC107912692 gene encoding leucine-rich repeat extensin-like protein 3, translating into MCWFFLIIILSSSIAIDLSEGSHAHHHHHRKKSAVVVGRVYCDTTCSQEEFSRTSHFISGASVAVECKEGTSRPGFVQEVKTNEHGEFELRLPFSVSRRVKKINGCSVKFIRNSEPDCNVVASIPASSALRLVSGKHGTRVFSAGAFSFKPLKQPNLCRTKPKEANGEKAVLGHPESFFFPPPLFPPNPFQPPPLLPPILPPPAPLIPNPFQPPPAPLIPNPFQPPPAPLIPNPFQPPPAPPAPLIPNPFQPPPAPPAPLIPNPFQPPPAPPAPFIPNPFQPPPAPPAPPAPWFHLPPIPGLTPPPSPPPPPPPTFPFPLPPFHFPPVPPFPGIPPASASTSPKKSSP; encoded by the exons ATGTGTTGGTTTTTCCTTATAATAATATTGTCCAGTTCCATAGCCATAGATTTGTCAGAGGGTAGCCAtgcccatcatcatcatcatcggaAGAAATCTGCAGTTGTTGTTGGACGTGTGTACTGTGATACTACATGTTCCCAAGAGGAGTTCTCTAGGACCAGCCATTTCATTTCAG GTGCATCAGTTGCAGTGGAATGTAAAGAAGGGACTTCAAGGCCAGGTTTCGTGCAGGAAGTGAAAACCAATGAGCATGGTGAATTCGAACTTCGATTGCCTTTCTCAGTTAGCAGAAGGGTGAAGAAAATCAATGGATGTTCAGTGAAATTTATTAGAAACAGTGAGCCAGATTGTAATGTGGTGGCCTCAATACCAGCTTCGTCTGCACTCCGTCTGGTGTCGGGGAAGCATGGAACTCGTGTGTTTTCAGCAGGGGCTTTCAGCTTCAAGCCTCTAAAACAACCAAACCTGTGTAGAACAAAACCAAAAGAAGCAAATGGAGAAAAGGCTGTCCTTGGCCACCCTGAATCATTCTTTTTCCCTCCTCCCCTGTTTCCTCCGAACCCCTTTCAGCCTCCTCCGTTGCTTCCTCCCATACTGCCACCACCAGCTCCACTTATTCCAAACCCATTTCAGCCTCCTCCAGCTCCACTTATTCCAAACCCCTTTCAGCCTCCTCCAGCTCCTCTTATTCCAAACCCTTTTCAGCCTCCTCCAGCACCACCGGCTCCACTTATTCCAAACCCTTTTCAGCCTCCTCCCGCACCACCGGCTCCACTTATTCCAAACCCTTTCCAGCCTCCTCCCGCACCTCCAGCTCCATTTATCCCGAACCCCTTCCAGCCTCCTCCGGCACCTCCAGCACCTCCAGCACCATGGTTTCATCTTCCACCGATTCCAGGACTAACTCCACCACCATCGccaccacctccacctccaccaaCCTTTCCGTTTCCTCTTCCCCCATTCCATTTCCCACCTGTACCGCCTTTCCCTGGTATCCCCCCTGCCTCTGCCTCTACTTCACCA